DNA from Roseimicrobium sp. ORNL1:
AGAGCATCCAGCGCAGTTCCGCCCGGCTGCGCACTGCCAGGGCCAGGGCGCTCCCGGAGCGGTAGGTCGCGAAGTAGTGCGCGCGCTCCTCCGGGGTCAGCAGCGCAAGGTCCAGGGGGCACACTTCATCGAGTTCCCGTCCATCGAGGATGCGGCACAGCACGGAGTGCGGACGGGGCTGGGGAGGCGTGGTGAACGCGAAGTGGGCCAGCATGAGGCTGAACCTGGCCTCCGGGGTCATACGGCGGGGCGATGAAGAGATCATGCGCGAGCTTTGCCTTGTGTTGGAGGTTAGCAAACCGGCGGAGAAAGCAGACCGCGAGCACCAAGTTGCGGCAGCCAGACCCTCCTACGCCAATTGGCAGAGAATCGCTTAGACAACGGAATTTGGACCGTGTTCTAAGAAATTTGAAAAATTTCAACCACATGAGTCGCAAAACTGTGAAGAAGTTTTTAGAAAAAAGTGAGGCTTGCCGTAATACCGGACCGTTTTGACTGCTGGCATTCGTGACAAATCATGCCATCATGGCACCGCCTTCGGGCACGACCTCCTCTCCATGAACTACTCTGAGCTGCACCGCCTTTATCACCTGCCGTTCTTTGACCTGCTGAAGCAGGCCCGCACCGTGCATGAGGAGCATTGGCCCGAGCGTGAAGTGCAGCTTTGCACCCTGCTTTCCATCAAGACCGGCGGTTGCAGCGAAGACTGCGGCTACTGCGCCCAGAGCGCCCGCTACTCCACCGGCCTTCAGCGTGAGACGTTAATGCAGAAAGAGCAAGTCATGGAGCGTGCCCGCGCTGCCCGGGCGAATGGTTCCACCCGTTTTTGCATGGGTGCTGCTTGGAAGGGCGTGCGCATGGGCACCCAGAAGTTTGACCAGGTGCTGGATATCGTCCGTGATGTCAGCACGCTCGGCATGGAAGTCTGTGTGACCCTCGGCGAACTCGGCAATGAAGAAGCCGTGGCGCTGAAGGAAGCCGGTGTTACCGCGTACAATCACAACATCGACACCTCTCGCGAGCACTACAAAAACATCGTCACCACTCACACGTTTGACGATCGCCTCCGCACCATTCGCAACGCGCAAGACGCGGGCATGAGCGTGTGCTCCGGCGGCATCCTCGGTCTCGGTGAGACCATCGAGGATCGCCTGAAGATGCTCGAGACCCTGAGCGAGTTCAACCCGCAGCCTGAGAGCGTGCCGATCAATTCGCTGATGCCCATCAAAGGCACGCCGATGGAGAACAACGAGCCGGTGGATGTCTTCTCCCTCGTGCGCATGATTGCCATCACCCGCATCGCGATTCCGAAGTCCAAGGTGCGTCTCAGCGCCGGTCGCTATTCCCTGAGCAAGGAAGCCCAGGCGCTGTGCTACTTCGCCGGCGCCAACTCGATTTTCTACGGAGATAAGCTGCTCACCACCGTGAACCCGCGTGCGAATGAGGACATGAAGCTCCTCGCCGAACTCGGCCTCACCCCACAGACTCCGAATCCGGCGATGACTGCTCCCGAGGTGAACTTGGATAGGCCGCTGTCACCGTGCTGTGCTGAAGATCATGAGCATTATGGCCATGATCACGAGCATGCACATGAAGGCGTACCTGCGTGTGAGTCTTCGGGCTGCTGCCCGTAACTTAAGGAGGTTAGGCGTCCCGCCTGACAGTGGTGGTTAGGCCTCTGGCCTGACCAATCCCAGACGCTTCATTTCGCCATCACGATGCGCCAAGGTACCGCGCTCGTATTTTGACACTTGCCCTCAGCAAACGGACGCTTGTTGGAAAGCATCCGAGTTCTTCCTCCTCCCTATGTCTGGGAGGAGTTGTACGTGACAGGGAATGAACGTCAGGCCGGAGGCCTAACCTCCTTCCGCGCTCAGCTCATGCGAAATGCTTCTGCAGCACCCCAAGATCCAGCGTGGGATACACCGGATACTTGGCCAGCAGCTTGTGCACGCGGTCGAGGGCTTCCTTCTCGGCGGCGGGCTCGATGGTGAACTTGGCCTTGCTGGGCGTGCCGACCTGTTCTCCTGACTGCACCGTCTCCGGCTTGGTGTTGGAGAGGATGAGCTTCAGCACGGCGGCGATTTCCTTCATCTCCTCCGGTCCCATGCCGAGGGTGGTGGTGGCAGGAGTGCCCACGCGCAGACCGCTGGTGTACCAGGGGCCGTTCGGGTCGAAGGGCAGGGAATTGCGATTCAGCGTGATGCCGCAGCGGCGCACGGCCGTTTCTGCCTGACGCCCCGTGAGGCCGAAGGAGCGGACGTCGATGAGCAGCAGGTGGTTGTCCGTGCCGCCCGTCGGAATGGTCATGCCCTCGGCGACGCAGGCCTCAGCCAGTGCGCGGGAGTTTTCGAGGATCTTTGCGGCGTAGTCTTTGAATGCGGGTTCGTTGGCCTCGGTGAAGGCCACGGCCTTGGCGGCCATCACGTGCGGCAGCGGACCGCCGAGGACCATGGGGCAGCCCTTGTCGACGAACTCGGCAAATTCCTTGGTGCAGAATACAGCGCCGCCGCGAGGTCCGCGCAGCGTCTTGTGCGTGGTGGTGGTCAGCACGTGGGCAAAGGCGGCGGGATTGTAGTCTCCCTCGAACACGCCACCGGCTACGAGACCGGCGAAGTGGGCCATGTCCACCATGAGCACGGCGCCCACCTTGTCGGCGATTTCGCGCATGCGGCGGAAGTCGATCTTGCGCGGGTAGGCACTGTAGCCGGCCAGCAAGATGAGCGGCTTCAGCTCGGTGGCCTGCTTCTCAATGACATCGTAGTCCAGCAGGCCGGTTTCCTTGCTCACCGTGTACGAGTGCGCCTCGAACATCTGGGCAGAGAGATTGTGGCGATACCCGTGGGTGAGGTGACCGCCGGAGTAGTAATCCAGGCCCAGCAGGCGCTGGTTGCCGCAGATGCCGCGGACCTTGTTCCAGTCTTCCACGGAGAGCTTGGCCGGATTGGTCTCGCCCAGTTCCGCCAGGGCAGGGGTCAGCACACGGGCGCTGAGGATGGCCCAGTAGGCGACCATGTTCGCGTCCGCGCCGCTGTGAGGCTGCACATAGGCGTGCTCCACGCCGAAGAGTTTCCTGGCCTGCTCGCAGGCAGCGGCCTCGATGTCGTCCACGTTGTCGCAGCCGGCGTAGAATCGGGAGAAGGGGAAGCCTTCGGCGTACTTGTCCGTGAGCAGGTTCCCCATGGTGAGCTGCGTGGCGAGCGAGCAGTAGTTCTCGCTGGCGATGAGCTTCAGGTGACTGCGCTGGTCCGCGAGCTCCTTCACAACGGAACGGGCAATGCCCGGGGCGACGCGCGCGGTCTCCGTCAGGTTCGCCAGGTACGCGACCGTGGCATTGTCGAGACGCTCAGCGGGCGTTTCCTTCAGGTAGGCGAGAAGTGGGGAGGAAGTTGCGGACATGGGTCAAAAGGGAAAGGGTGAGATGCCGCACGGTGGCACGGAACGCACTTTCTGCGAATTCATCTTCTTGGGGATCTGCATTCGCAGAATTAATGCATCCCGGCCCAAGTGCCCCAATGTTGCTTTGGCCGGCGAGGTCAGGACATTTTAAGTAGTGGCCTAGCCACTCTCAGGTACTGACGAGATGCCACTGAGAGCACAGCCCATGATGCCGATTCAGGATGGCATGGATGTTTCAGTCGCGGAGCGACGACCGTTTCGTAGCCCGGCCTTTCAAGGCCGGGTCGATGGTCGTTCGTCCCCGTGTCGCAGAGCGACACCCGAATCCGCGACCTCACCCAGGGTTCACCGTTTCGGGCGTCGCTCTGCGACGCAAATGCCACCACAGCCTACCCGGCCTTGAAAGGCCGGGCTACGAAACGGATGTCGCTCCGCGACAATGCTTCGGAAGGCTACAGTATAAATGAAACCGCCCTAGGACCGTGCCGCCGCGAGCTGGCGCATCTTTTCCAGGAGCTCCTGGCGCTTTTTGAGGGTCGCGGTCAGCTCCGCGCGTGCCTTGAGATAGGGTGTGGCCTGCTGTTCCCAGGTTTTGCCCGCCGGGGTGTCGGGCGTCATCTTCTTGTTCCGCTCCTCGATCCATGCTTTCACCGCCGCGTCATCTTTGGGATCGATATTGGCGCCGCGCATGGAGACTTCCATCCGGGCGATGGTGCGCAGGGGCATGCCCAGGGTAAAGCGCTCGGTGCTGAGCATGGCTATTTCTGCGGCTTTCTTGGTGCTGGCATCGGTTCCGACCGCAGGAGTGGTGCTGCCCATCAGTTCAGCGTTGGGCACGATCTTCGCCAGCACGGGGTCATTCACGCCGGTGGCGATGGGCAGCTTGCCGCTCTCATTCAAGGTGAAGCCCTGTGCGCGCAGGAAGAGGCTGGCCATGACCAGATGTCCGGGAAGGCCGGGATGCACGCGGTCGCGACCGACGAGGGCGAACCCGGGATCCAGCTTTTGTCCTTCGGTCATGAGCTTGGTCATCGGGCCGTGGAAGTCGACCACGGCGGTGTTGTATTTCTGAGCGAGTTCACCACAGATCTCTGAGCACTTGGCCAGGGCGCCGTTGGCTCCCTTGCGGGCCGGCTTGCCGTTGATTTCCGCCGTTTCGTCATAAGGCGACGGTTTCACGAGGATGATGGCGGCCTTACTGCGCTTCTGGATGGCTTCCACCAGCGCGGTCATGTTCTTGCGGTAGTCGGTGATGGATTTTTCGCGTCCTGCGAGCATCTCCGGCGTGGGATTTGAGCTGTCGTAGTTCCCGTGACCGATGTCATTCATGCCCAGCATGATCACAATCACGGTGGGCTGATGTACGAGCACGTCCCAGTCGAGGCGCTTCAGTGCGCCGTCCGCGCGGTCGCCGCCGATGCCGCAGTTGATGATGTTGACCTTCTTCTCCGGCTCGCGGCTCACATAGAAGAGTTCGATGTAGCGGTGCCAGCTGCCGCCATGCGTGATGCTGTCCCCGAGGAAACAGACCGTGTCGCCATCTGCGAACGGCTTCGGCGCCGTCTGGGCCGTGACCGTGACGGGTGTCGCGATCGCAAATGCGAAGATGAACGTGAGGGAGAGGAGCAGTCGATGCATGATGGGGTGTGATGGAAGATGACATATAAAACTGAACTCGAATTTGACCGGTGCGTGTGGCCGCTACTTCACCAGCTGCATGACCTTCATCCACGCGGCGAGGCGCTGCGGCCAGTCGGTGGGGCAGGGGACATCCGCGGGACGCAGGCCGAATCCGTGGCCACCCTTGGCATAGAGATGGGCCTCCGTGGGCACTCCCGCAGCTTGAAGCTGGAGGAAGAGGAACAGGCTGCCCTCAATCTTGGCGCCCTTGTCATCCGCCGCATGAGCAATGAAGACAGGAGGCATGGTCTTGTCGACCTTGATGTCCGCACGCAGCTTTGACGCGTCCGCAGCGTCCTGAAGTTTCCAGGGATACACGAGTGCCAGGAAATCCGGACGGCAGGAGGCGGCGTCGATGTTCTCTGTGGTCTTATAGGTGGGACTCGCGTGATTGCTGGTGGCAATCACCGCCACCTGCCCGCCGGCGCTGATACCCAGCAGGCCGATGCGAGCCGGGTCTACGCCAAATTCCGCTGCGCGCTTGCGCACCAGCGCCACCGAGCGTTGGGCATCCATCACGGGACCGAGTTGCGGATCCTTCGAGCCGCCGGGGGAGGTGCGGTACTTCAGCACGAAGGCGGTGACGCCGTTTTCATTGAGATTGGCCGCGACCTCGCCGCCTTCCAGATCCAGAGCCAGCTTGCTGAAGCCACCGCCGGGGCAGATGATCACGGCGGTGCCGTTGGCCTTGTCCTTCGGCGCGGGGTAGACTTGGAGCGTGGGTTCAGTCACGCCCTCCAATCGCACGACCTTCTTCGAGTTCGGCACATCGGGAAGCACGCGCTCTGGGGCCTTGTCATTCACCGGCCCCTGTGCGCCATCCGGCCACACGGGAAGGGTTTGTGCCGGCTCAGGCGCCGTGGCGGCACCCAGGCCGGGGGCAATGCAGCAGCAGAAACCGAGACCGAGGCAGAGGAGGAGGGCGAGGTTGGTTTTCATGAATGCGTGAGGAAGTCACAAGAACACGCCACCGGGGCACCATGTTTCAACGCAGACGCGCATCCCGCCGTCCAACTTTGCCTTGCCACCCGGTGGAACCGGCGGCATCCGTTCGATTCTCCTTTCCCATGCGCCTTTCTGTTTTCTGTACGCTGCTCATCGCGCTGCTCCTGAGTGTGAGGGGCGAACTCGCCGCCCAATCGTTTCGCGAAAAGGCTCTCGAAGCGGCCAAGGCTGGCGACTCAGCCACCGCCATCGATAACTACGAGAAGGCGCTGAACTCCACCCTCAAGGTATTCAAGGAGGATCACGTGGAGGTCATTACGGCCCGGCTTGAGCTCGGCGAGGCCTATCGTGCTGCGGGACGGTGGACGGATGCCATCGGCCAGCTCGACTACGTGTGGCAGCGCGCGCGGTTCGATGCCGAGCAGAACAAGCGGTGGGATGGCGAGGAAGGACACCTCGCCTATGCGGCCGGTGAGAAACTGGGCAGGTCCCTTCAAGGGGCTGCGCGCTATCCGGAAGCCGCCACCGTATTTGCCACCGCCATCAGCGATGGAGAAAAGGGCGGTCGCGAGGTCACTCAACTGCTCACGCTTGATGCGCTGCTGGCAGACACGCTGCTCCTGCTGGACCGCGTGCAGGATGCGGAGAAGGGGCTGGCGCGTGCCCGCGAGCGTATCATGAGCAGTCAGGCGGACCGGCCGGAGGCCCAGGTGCGCATGCTGTCCACCCTGGTCACGCTCTATCATCACCATCGCCAGTACGCACTGGGTCTTCCCGTGGCGCAGCAGGTGGTGGACATTGCCAACAAGAATCTGGAACCCTATAACGAGCTGATTGGCCTGGCGTTTTCGAACCATGGCGCCATCGCCCTGCATGTGGACGGTCAGCTCAACGAAGCCATCAACTCACTCCAGGCCGCGGAGCAGATCTACGTGAAGAAGCTGGGGGCTGATGCGAGGGAATTGACGAATATCCAGGTCAATCTCAGCCAGGCGGAGGCGCTCAAGAAAAATGACAAGGAGGCAGAGCGGCATGGCCTGGAGGCGCTGCGCCTCGCGAGGCTTCACTCCGCTCCAGACTCGCTGGATGTCGCGCTGAGCCTGCACAACCTGGCCAACTGCTACATGACCCTGAAACAGCCTGGGAAAGCCGGTGATCTCCTTGAAAATGCCTTGAGCATCATGGAGAAAAATCTGGGCCACGATCACCCGCAGACGGTGGAAGCCCGCAAGATGCTGGAAGCAGCGAAGAAGGCGGCGTCGGAGGGAGTGTGAGATCTGTCAGAGTCGTGTGGTGCTGGCCTTGGTTTCCATGAAACAAAAGACCACCATTCGCGACTTCCTCATGGTCCTGGCTTTTGGAGCGACCGTGTCGTTGCTGTGGAAGGCGGCGATCCTGATCGTGGCGAGCCTGGTCGCTACTCTGCTCTGGTGGCTGGCTGGAGTGAACTGGCTTGTCGCTCTGCTGTTCTCGTATCTTGGGATCAACCTGGCGATTGAAACCATCGATGTGCTTCTGGGGCTCCGTGGGATTCGATGTCCCAAATGCAAACGGCGCATCAAAACCA
Protein-coding regions in this window:
- the bioB gene encoding biotin synthase BioB; amino-acid sequence: MNYSELHRLYHLPFFDLLKQARTVHEEHWPEREVQLCTLLSIKTGGCSEDCGYCAQSARYSTGLQRETLMQKEQVMERARAARANGSTRFCMGAAWKGVRMGTQKFDQVLDIVRDVSTLGMEVCVTLGELGNEEAVALKEAGVTAYNHNIDTSREHYKNIVTTHTFDDRLRTIRNAQDAGMSVCSGGILGLGETIEDRLKMLETLSEFNPQPESVPINSLMPIKGTPMENNEPVDVFSLVRMIAITRIAIPKSKVRLSAGRYSLSKEAQALCYFAGANSIFYGDKLLTTVNPRANEDMKLLAELGLTPQTPNPAMTAPEVNLDRPLSPCCAEDHEHYGHDHEHAHEGVPACESSGCCP
- a CDS encoding SGNH/GDSL hydrolase family protein; this translates as MHRLLLSLTFIFAFAIATPVTVTAQTAPKPFADGDTVCFLGDSITHGGSWHRYIELFYVSREPEKKVNIINCGIGGDRADGALKRLDWDVLVHQPTVIVIMLGMNDIGHGNYDSSNPTPEMLAGREKSITDYRKNMTALVEAIQKRSKAAIILVKPSPYDETAEINGKPARKGANGALAKCSEICGELAQKYNTAVVDFHGPMTKLMTEGQKLDPGFALVGRDRVHPGLPGHLVMASLFLRAQGFTLNESGKLPIATGVNDPVLAKIVPNAELMGSTTPAVGTDASTKKAAEIAMLSTERFTLGMPLRTIARMEVSMRGANIDPKDDAAVKAWIEERNKKMTPDTPAGKTWEQQATPYLKARAELTATLKKRQELLEKMRQLAAARS
- a CDS encoding tetratricopeptide repeat protein; translated protein: MRLSVFCTLLIALLLSVRGELAAQSFREKALEAAKAGDSATAIDNYEKALNSTLKVFKEDHVEVITARLELGEAYRAAGRWTDAIGQLDYVWQRARFDAEQNKRWDGEEGHLAYAAGEKLGRSLQGAARYPEAATVFATAISDGEKGGREVTQLLTLDALLADTLLLLDRVQDAEKGLARARERIMSSQADRPEAQVRMLSTLVTLYHHHRQYALGLPVAQQVVDIANKNLEPYNELIGLAFSNHGAIALHVDGQLNEAINSLQAAEQIYVKKLGADARELTNIQVNLSQAEALKKNDKEAERHGLEALRLARLHSAPDSLDVALSLHNLANCYMTLKQPGKAGDLLENALSIMEKNLGHDHPQTVEARKMLEAAKKAASEGV
- a CDS encoding alpha/beta hydrolase; its protein translation is MKTNLALLLCLGLGFCCCIAPGLGAATAPEPAQTLPVWPDGAQGPVNDKAPERVLPDVPNSKKVVRLEGVTEPTLQVYPAPKDKANGTAVIICPGGGFSKLALDLEGGEVAANLNENGVTAFVLKYRTSPGGSKDPQLGPVMDAQRSVALVRKRAAEFGVDPARIGLLGISAGGQVAVIATSNHASPTYKTTENIDAASCRPDFLALVYPWKLQDAADASKLRADIKVDKTMPPVFIAHAADDKGAKIEGSLFLFLQLQAAGVPTEAHLYAKGGHGFGLRPADVPCPTDWPQRLAAWMKVMQLVK
- a CDS encoding glycine hydroxymethyltransferase, coding for MSATSSPLLAYLKETPAERLDNATVAYLANLTETARVAPGIARSVVKELADQRSHLKLIASENYCSLATQLTMGNLLTDKYAEGFPFSRFYAGCDNVDDIEAAACEQARKLFGVEHAYVQPHSGADANMVAYWAILSARVLTPALAELGETNPAKLSVEDWNKVRGICGNQRLLGLDYYSGGHLTHGYRHNLSAQMFEAHSYTVSKETGLLDYDVIEKQATELKPLILLAGYSAYPRKIDFRRMREIADKVGAVLMVDMAHFAGLVAGGVFEGDYNPAAFAHVLTTTTHKTLRGPRGGAVFCTKEFAEFVDKGCPMVLGGPLPHVMAAKAVAFTEANEPAFKDYAAKILENSRALAEACVAEGMTIPTGGTDNHLLLIDVRSFGLTGRQAETAVRRCGITLNRNSLPFDPNGPWYTSGLRVGTPATTTLGMGPEEMKEIAAVLKLILSNTKPETVQSGEQVGTPSKAKFTIEPAAEKEALDRVHKLLAKYPVYPTLDLGVLQKHFA